The Oncorhynchus mykiss isolate Arlee chromosome 28, USDA_OmykA_1.1, whole genome shotgun sequence genome includes a window with the following:
- the LOC110509176 gene encoding E3 ubiquitin-protein ligase TRIM47, giving the protein MAQAGLFLDQDQFNCSICLDVLRDPVTIPCGHSYCSVCIKGYWDQDDFLGFYCCPQCRQSFNPRPLLGRNTMLSEVVDKFKKTGLQAAPPEQCYAGPEDVECDVCTGRKNRAVKSCLVCLASYCDTHLLPHYESAPFKKHKLVQASKKLQETICPHHDKLLEVYCRTDQHCICYLCMTAEHKGHDTVLVETEIQQKQSQLGELKRRSQQRIQEREKDVQELRQAISSLTRSARSAVEDTERVFTELIRSMELKRFEVRELIKAQEKTAVSQAEGLLAKLEQEMSELRRRDAELEQLSHTEDHIFFLQSCQSLSSSPVIGGLPAVTFDPNFTFNMVMSSVADFRGLLEEVCQGSFISIYEKVREVSIVESPEPPSCFQTDPTALVAPPPALAAVEQSSSGGGLNPFLSPGAAVPTFGGFAFSPFGSKLSSSNGSRQRMMQRKSRRKL; this is encoded by the exons ATGGCTCAAGCTGGACTCTTCCTCGACCAAGACCAATTCAACTGTTCCATATGTCTGGATGTGCTGAGGGATCCTGTGACCATCCCGTGTGGTCATAGCTACTGTTCGGTCTGTATTAAAGGCTACTGGGACCAGGACGATTTTCTGGGTTTTTACTGCTGTCCGCAGTGCCGCCAGAGCTTCAACCCGAGGCCTCTCCTGGGCAGAAACACCATGCTATCCGAGGTGGTGGACAAGTTCAAGAAGACAGGACTTCAAGCTGCTCCCCCGGAACAGTGCTACGCCGGACCGGAGGACGTGGAATGTGACGTGTGCACCGGGAGGAAGAACCGAGCCGTTAAAtcctgtctggtgtgtctggccTCTTACTGCGACACCCACCTCCTGCCTCACTACGAATCAGCTCCGTTTAAGAAACACAAGTTGGTCCAGGCCTCCAAGAAACTACAGGAGACGATCTGTCCGCATCACGACAAACTGCTGGAGGTGTACTGTCGGACCGACCAACACTGTATATGTTACCTGTGTATGACGGCGGAGCATAAGGGCCATGACACGGTCCTGGTGGAGACTGAGATCCAGCAAAAACAG AGCCAGCTGGGGGAGCTGAAGAGGAGGTCTCAGCAGAGGAtccaggagagggagaaggacgtGCAGGAGCTGAGACAGGCCATCAGCTCTCTAACT CGTTCAGCTCGGTCGGCCGTGGAGGACACTGAGAGGGTGTTTACAGAGCTGATCCGCTCCATGGAGCTGAAGAGGTTTGAGGTGAGGGAGTTGATCAAAGCCCAGGAGAAGACTGCTGTCAGCCAAGCTGAAGGACTGCTGGCCAAACTGGAGCAGGAGATGTCTGAGTTGAGGAGGAGAGATGCAGAGTTGGAGCAGCTTTCACACACTGAGGACCACATCTTCTTCCTACAG agcTGTCAGTCTCTGAGCTCCTCTCCTGTGATTGGAGGCCTGCCAGCTGTGACCTTCGACCCCAACTTCACCTTTAACATGGTGATGTCATCGGTAGCTGACTTCAGAGGGCTCCTGGAGGAGGTGTGTCAGGGGAGCTTCATCAGCATCTACGAGAAAG TGAGAGAGGTGTCTATAGTAGAGTCACCAGAACCCCCCAGCTGTTTCCAGACTGATCCAACAGCAT TGGTGGCTCCTCCGCCAGCTCTGGCTGCAGTAGAGCAGAGCTCCAGTGGGGGGGGTCTCAACCCGTTCCTCAGCCCGGGAGCTGCAGTCCCCACATTCGGGGGCTTCGCGTTCTCACCCTTCG GATCCAAGCTCTCCTCCTCCAACGGCTCCAGACAGAGGATGATGCAGCGGAAGTCACGCAGGAAGCTGTGA